In the genome of Bacillus thuringiensis, the window CTTTCAAAAAAATAATAGGGCTAACTCCTATAGAATATATACAACAATTCAGGGTTCTTAAAGCAACCGAATACCTTTTACACACAAATCAATCTATTAAAGAAATTAGTACTGCTGTCGGGATAGAAAACCCAGAGTATTTCGCAACTTTATTTAAAAAGAAAGCCGGATTTACTCCTACTGAATATCGAAAAAAGAACGAAATGAAAGAGGGATACGATAATGAATTCCTACAAAAATAATTATATATATTGGACGCTACTTACACATAAGAATTGGCGATTTCATATTGCTGCAACTGAAAATGGACTATGTTTCATTGGATCACAAGATGAAAACTTTGAAGAATTAAATATATGGGCTAGAAAAAAACTGCCCCAACATATATTGATCCATAGTCCAGATTACTTGCAAATATATACGAAAGAAGTTATCGAGTATTTAGAAAACAAGCGAGAAACTTTTACATTCCCTATCGATGCTTATGGAACTAATTTTCAATTATCTGTTTGGAATACGGTACGTGAAATTCCTTATGGAAAGACATATTCTTATACAGAAATTGCTGAAAGAATTCAAAAACCTACAGCTGTGCGCGCCGTTGCTTCCGCTATTGCTGCTAACCCTCTTCTTATTACAATTCCTTGTCACCGCGTTATTGGGAAGAGTGGGAAACTAACCGGATTTAGGGGTGGATTAGACATGAAGAAAAAATTGCTTGCATTAGAAAAATTGCAGGTGGAATTCATATGACAGCAGAATATAATAGCGCATTATCTGTAGCAGTTCCGAAAGAATTTTGTTTCCAAGAAAATTTACGCTATCTATCACGTTCGAACAATGAATGTATGTTCCATATTGAAGACAACAAAATTTATAAAGTTATCCCTGTTCAAGATGTAAATCCTTTAGTTGAAATTAGTTTGAATACTGATGGCAATATTCAAATACGTTGTTTAGAAGAATCATATACATCTGAAAAATCGATACGTGAGGCTGTAGCCAACTATGTAAAAGAATGGTTTGATTTAACTACTGATTTAGCCCCTTTTTATACATTAGCTAAACATGATTTACTCCTTCAAGGACCAATTGAACAATATTATGGCCTTCGTAATTTAGGTATTCCAGACTTATTTGAGGCACTTTCCTGGGGAATTATCGGTCAACAAATTAACCTAGCATATGCTTATACACTAAAAAGAAGATTAGTTGAGCAATTTGGAAGTTATGTAGAATGGGACGGTAGAAAACATTGGATTTTCCCATCACCTGAAACAATTGCAAATCTACATCTAGAAGATCTCCAACAATTAAAAATGACGACTAGAAAATGTGAATATTTAATCGGTATTGCGAAGCTTATTACAGAGAGAAAACTGTCAAAAGAGGAGTTACTACAAACACAAAATATAAAAATTGCTGAAAAACAGTTAACTGCTATCCATGGTATCGGCCCATGGACTGCCAACTATGTTTTAATGCGTTGTTTAAGATTTCCTTCAGCTTTTCCAATTGATGATGTTGGTCTGCATAATGCAATTAAATTTATAATAGGCTCCGAAAATAAACCGACTAAAAATGAAATAAAAGATTTTGCAGCAAACTGGGCTAATTGGGAGTCTTATGCGACTTTTTATTTGTGGCGAGTACTATATTAAAAGAACCAAGTAGCACATTCGTACTACTTGGTTCTTTTTTAAGCTTGCTCCTCAAAACGTCTTGCAATTTCTACAATAACTTGAACAGCTTTTTCCATAGTATCTACCGAAACATACTCAAATTTACCGTGATAGTTTTCACCACCAGTGAAAATATTCGGCGTCGGTAATCCCATATATGATAATTGTGATCCATCTGTACCTCCGCGAATCGGGTGAATATTTGGTTCAATATCTAAACTTTTCATTGCTTCATATGCAATATCAACAATTTCTCTTACCGGTTCAATTTTTTCCAGCATGTTATAGTATTGATCATTCATTTCTAAAACGACTGCATCTTCGCCATACTTTTCTTGCATATTCTTCACAATATTTTTAACGTTATTTTTACGCGCTTCAAAATTTTCACGATCAAAGTCTCGAATAATATAATACGCTTTACTTTGCTCAACATCACCATTTAAAGAAAGTAAGTGATAGAATCCTTCATAGCCTTCTGTATATTCTGGTGCCTCTTCTACTGATAAATACCCGTTAAACTCCATAGCCAGTTTAGTTGCATTGCGCATTTTATTTTTCGCTGTTCCAGGATGTGTATTCGTTCCGTTAAACGTTAACTTAGCACCTGCAGCATTAAAACTTTCATACTCTAAACCACCTAATGGACCTCCATCCATCGTATAAGCGAATGATGCACCAAACGCCGCTACATCAAAATGCGCTGGCCCACGACCAATTTCTTCATCCGGTGTAAATGCTACTCTTATTTTCCCGTGCTTAATTTGCGGATTATGTATTAAATAGTTCATTGCAACCATAATTTCTGTAAGACCAGCTTTATCATCTGCTCCTAGAAGTGTTGTACCATCAGTTGTAATAATGGTATGTCCTTTATATGATGGTAATTCTGGGAACTGCTCTGGTGTTAGCACAACATTTAGTTCTTCATTTAACGTAATTGCATTACCATCAAAATTTTCATGAATTTGTGGTTTGACGTTTTTCCCCGTAAAGTCTGTTGCCGTATCTAAATGAGCTAAAAATCCGATTACAGGAACATCCTTGTCCGTATTAGCTGGAAGTGTTGCCATTACATAGCCATTATCATCCATCGTTACTTCTGTTAACCCAATTTCTTTTAGCTCTTCCACTAATAACTTACCAAACTCAATTTGTCCTGGTGTTGTTGGTACTGTATTGCTTTCTTCATTTGATTGCGTATCAATTTTTACATATCTCGTAAATCTTTCAATAAGTTCTTGTTTCAAGTTCATTCACTCCCTTTTATGTTTCTCTCTCCATTATAATCCTTAAAACGAAATATTTTAACTTTTTTGACTGTGAAGATGTATATTTCATTTGCATTGTTAACACATTTAAACAAATGATAAAAAGACATAATATTTGTACATTAAAACCGGAACAGGTAACATACATAATTATAAAATATGGGAGGTTTTAAAGATGAGGCTAACTCTCTTTCGCTATTTTCTTTTTTTCTTAGGATTAATTTTCTTTGGCCTTGGAAACGCTCTTGCAGTCAAAGTTAAATTTCTAGGCTTGCACCCTTGGGAAGTTTTAAATATGGCTCTCTACCAAAAGTTTGGATGGACCATCGGTACGTGGAGTGTCATATGTGGGTTATGTCTCGTTCTAATATCTTTACTAGTAGATCGAAAATATATAAATGTGGGTACATTTTTGAATGCACTACTTATCGGTCCCATTATGGACTTTTTCTTACAATCAAACATGCTTCCAGACGCTAGTAATTATTTATGGATAAACTTACTCATTTTATTTTCTGGTATTGCCATTACAGGTATCGGGGGAGGTATGTACGTTGCGGCTGGGATTGGCGCTGGCCCCCGTGATGGATTCATGCTTACTATTTCCGACAAAACAGGACTTTCTATTAGCCGTGCTAGAATCATAGTAGAATGTATTGTACTAGTTATTGGATTTATGCTAGGAGGTCCTGTTTTCATCGTAACTTTTCTGTACACCTTTATTCAAAGTCCAATCTTTCAGCAAGCATTTAAGATGTTTCAAACACTTTTACATACTTTACATAACAAAAAGAAAATTAGTGAACATATTTAAAGTACAGCTTAATACAAATAAATTCACCCTATTTACGACTCTCACCGCAAATAGGGTGTTTCTGTTTTTATCTCGCAATTTAAGAATATATACTACTCATTTACAATAAAAGTATATACATCATCATGAATACAGCCATTTACTTTAATCACATACTTCCCAGGTTTATTAAAACTAATTGTGTATTTATTTAACTGAATTGCTTCTTTATCTCCAGAAAGAATATCAATGCTTCTGCCACTTAATACATACAATTCACTTAGGTTCATCGTTACATCAATTGTATTAAAATTTTCCACTTTCACTTGCTGTGCTTCCGCAACGCTTACACTTGGTTCTAAAAACAGTAGTCCACTTAATCCAATTGTCCCCGCCAAAGCAACTCCCGCAAACTTTTTAATCTGTTTCATTACAATGACCTCCTTATAGATTTTGCGTAAAGGTGATGTCCCCCCTTACACCACAAAGCCTATATGTAATGAAATGAAAAGTAAACGGGGACTGTAAGACAAAATTCTACATCTTTTTCTCCTATTGAATATAAATCCAACGTTTGGAGTTTTGACATATTTAAAATTGTTTCCCTAAACCAATTTCCCCATAATTTATTCAAATACTGAATAATTACTTATTGATTTAACATTCTAAAAATAGTTGATAAAGATGCTTTCTATTCAAAAAAAGACTTTGCTATAAAAGTAACTTTTACAACAAAATCCATGCACCTAATTTTATTCCGCTTTCCATAATCTCTCTACATTCATTAATTGTTCTTCTTTAAACTCCATCTTATATATATCCGGTTTTGACGTATTCATTAAAAATTCAAAACCATATTGTTTATCAAAATAGTTCATCATTACTGTCATGACAAGCCCATGTGTACCAATTACAATTTTGTGTCCTTGAAAATCCATTAAGATTTCTTTTAATACTTTCACTACTCTTCTCTGGCAATCTGCATACGACTCTCCTTCCGTTCTTGCAAAATCCGGATTAGAGAACATCTTCTGTACAAGTGGATACACCTCTTTGTCTGATATAACCTGATCCTCACTTAAAAACATACACTCTTTAAGATTTTCATATACTACTATTTCTTTTTCATGGAAATTAGCTGACTCCTCTATCGTTAACATAGCCCGATTATAGGGACTGGAAATAAAAGTATCAATTCTCTCCGCTTTTAATATATCATTTACTCTACGGGCATCCATATGTCCCTTCTCAGTTAACCCGCGCATTCTTTCATTTCCTTCTAGTTTTAGTGATTCACCATGTCTAACCATATAAATATATGTGCTCATAATTTCTCCTTAAAATTGTTTATTAGTTAATAAATCACGTTCATTTATCCCATTTCAACACTTAAGCGTAATACTAAAATACTTTATAAAACGTGCTGATTTGTTCGTCTAATCCATTCTCCTACTAAACTTTCAAATAATTCAGGTTGTTCAATTTGCAAATTATGCCCTGCCATATCTAACACTGCTAATGTTGCCCTTGGATATTCTTCAATAATTTCTATAATATTTTGATAACCTACTGATATATCTTGTCTTCCAGTCAGTAAAAGAACGGGCTTTTCATATTTTTCACGCTGAAAATCCATAGTAAGAGAGTAATTCTTTTGCAACCTTTCAATAAATTCATAATTAGCAACATCTAACCCAGGCTTAATTTCTTCTTTAAATCGCGTATATGTATATTGATTTGCTATTACAGCTAACTCACAAAATTCCTCTCTTTCCGTGGAAGTAAGCGTATTTAAAAATTCCTCATCTTGTACAATTACCTGTTTATCTGGAAGAATCCTTTTTTCTGGCTCCGCTACAACAACAGGACATACTAATAGTAATCCGCTAACTCTCTCAAACATCTTTGTAAGTATACCTTTGGCTAAATAGCCTCCATATGATTCTCCTATTAATAAAAATTTTTCAGTAGAAATGATTTCCTCAATAAATGTGATAAGCACTTCTACTATACGATCTGAACTATTTACCCAATTTGGAGCATTCGATTTTCCCATACCAGGTAAATCAATATATATTCGCTTATAACCTTCATATTTCTGAAATACTGATTCCATACATTTCATCATTAACCTATGGTCAGGGGAGCAGCCATGTATGATAATGACCGGTTTACCCTCTCCCACAATTTCATAGTATATTTCTGCATCTTTAATTCGATATATCATAAGAAACCCTCCCTATTTAGTGGCAATACTATCTACTCTGTAAGAATACACGTTCTTATTTTACATCCTTTCTCAACATTTTCACAAATGTTAATTTTCAGATTTTAAAAAATAAAAATCTCATATAAAAAAAGATCCTCATCATTTTATATGCAATTTTGCATCTCCACTTACAAATCACTAAAAAAACTTTACAATTCAAAGGATGACTAAATATACAATTTCTATTTAAAGTCTTGATACCGTCTATACTATCAACCGAAATATTTTTTCAACTTTAAGAATACTTATACTCTTTAACACTTTCCTTATAAACATGATTTTTATAAGGAAATCTGATACAATTCTTAAATAATATTATTATGTATAGATATAACGAACATAGTGCATAATTAAAGAAGGTGATTTCATTGAAATTAAATAAAAATTTGCAATTATGTATATTAATCGGAACATTAATATGCTATTCAATCTATTTTATGTTTTTCTATCTGTTCCCTACTCATTTTTCAAATTCAGATGTACGCTTCGCTTCACTTATCGTCGAAGCCATTACATTTGTATCACTGATCTACTCTATATATTCTAAAAAAGTCAGTTCAAATCCGTTTTGGATATGTATTACAATAGCAATTGGTAGTTTTTTATTAGGGAAAATAGTATATACATATCAAGATAGCTTCTTCGAAATTCCAATAGATCGTTTTACTATTTCTGATGTATTTTACATGTTTTTTCTACTTTTCTGTCTTATCGCTTTCTCCTATAAAATTTTAAAGGAATGCAATAAATGGGAAAAAGCATTCTTTATTTGTGATATATGCATAGTGCTTACTTCCATATTCACATTAGAATGGTATTTATTTAATCAGCCAAATTTAAATATATTCGCTCTTTCACTAGGAGATGTTTTCCTTTCATTTTTATACCCAATTGCAGATTTATTATTTCTACTGCTAGGCGTTAGTCTCTTTTTCCGTCCAACAATTTTTAATTCCAAACGGAAAATTTATATCTTTATTTTTGTATTAATAAGTTCTGCAACTTTTAACTATATTTATTTTTACTTAAATAACCACTTATCAACTGAAACGATAACATTATTACGTCTTTTATATAGAATACCTATATTACTTATTGCAATAGCTGGCTCTATTTCAGAAGATCATAATAGCCATAAAAATTATTTCATTGTAAACCCTATAATAGGGAAAAAAGCTTTAGTTGTATTTCCCTATCTTGCTGTTGCAATACTAATCGGGTTTACATTAAAAGAACAAACATCATCTTCAACTCTCATTACAGGAAATTGTATTACTTTTATTTTCGTACTCATTCGTCATTCTATCGTACGTATGCAAAACAACTCCTTAACAAAACGTTTGCAGGCATTTAATGCCCAACTAGAAGAAAAAGTTACTGTACGGACGTCTGATTTAGTTCATAAATCAGAGGCTCTTTCTCAAAAACAACAAAAGTTTAAATCATTATATGAATATCATCCTGACCCTATTTTCACCATTGATTTAAACGGAACATTCTTAAATGTAAATAAGGCTGGGAGTGTACTACTTGGGGCACCAACGGATGAGTTACTAGGTGAAACTTGTTTTTCGATCATTTTAGATGAAGATAAGCATAAGCTAGCATTGGCATTAGAAAAAGTGAAACAACAAGAATCGGCATTCTTACAACTTAGTTCTCAATATAAAGATGGCTTTACTTATTTTTTATACGTTACAATCATTCCTATTATAATAGACGGACAAATTTCAGGAAGCTATATTATGGTGAAAGATATTACTGCACTAAAAAAACAGCAAGAAGAAATAAAATATTTAGCATTCCATGACACTGTAACGAAAATTGGGAACCGTGCCTTTTTCCATAAGAAATTAAAGAGAGTTATAAAAAATGCTAAAATAACAGAAAGCGAGTTTGCATTATTATATTTAGATTTAGATCGCTTTAAAGCAATTAACGATACACTTGGACATTCATCAGGAGATTACATATTAGAAGAAGTAGCAAAGCGATTCCAATCATGTCTTCCATCACATACTCATCTTTCAAGAATCGGTGGCGATGAATTTACAATCATAATTGAGAACTATACTGACGAAGATTACTTATTCCAATTATGTAACCAATTATTTGAATGCATGAAAAAGTCATTTATCATACATGAGCATAAATTAACTTTATCACTGAGTATCGGCATCGCTATTTATCCACATTCCGGAATCGATACCGCTACACTTCTGAAAAACGCTAATGTTGCAATGTATGATGCAAAAGCAAAAGAGCTTAACTCTGTCTCTATTTATGACGATGTAATCGCTAAAAAAATTGAAAGACGATTACGATTAGAAAAAGATTTACCAAACGCACTACAAAATGAAGAATTGTTCCTTTTGTATCAACCTCAAGTTGATAGTGAATCTAATAAAATTATCGGTGCAGAAGCTTTAATTAGGTGGAATCATCCTGAATTAGGTATTATTTCTCCATACGAGTTTATTCCGATTGCAGAAGAAACACTACAAATTATTTCAATAGGAAAATGGACATTAGAGCAGGCTTGCAAGCAAATGAAACGTTGGCACGCACTCGGATACTCACATTTAAAAATAGGTGTAAATTTATCTGCTAAAGAATTTGAACAAGAGGATTTTGTAAAATCTATTTCTTCTACTTTAACAAATACAGGTTTACCAGCAAGCTCTCTTGATCTTGAATTAACAGAGCGAATTGCAATGATGGATGAGCGAGAAACATTGATAAAACTACGTACACTAAAAAGTTTAGGGATTCACATTTCAATCGACGACTTTGGTACAGGTTATTCTTCACTAGCCTACTTACCTTTGTATCCAATTGATACGTTAAAAATCCCGAGAGAATTTATTACAATGTCTGAAACATGTGATGATGGAATGGAAATTATTAAAACGATCATCACATTAGCAAATACATTAGGAATGTCTGTCATTGCTGAAGGTGTAGAAACGAAAGAGCACGTAAATTTCCTTCAAAAAAATAAATGTCAGTTTATTCAAGGTTATTATTACAGTAAACCTATTCATATTAATGCATTTACTGAGCTATTAGAAAACGGTATTCGCCCATAGTACATGGCTAATTGGAATAAATAATAATGAATTTGAACAAATATAGTAAAAAGGAAAGAAGATACCTTCTTTCCTTTTGTTTTTCTATTTACATTTCTATTACTTCACCACTTCATTTATTATATCTATTAAATGATGAATCCCCTCATCATTTGTTTTCTTATATCCATTCATGTTTTGAATATATTTCTCCTTATTTGTATACAACTTATTTACTGCATGTATAAATGTATTCGTACTTACTCTGTCTTGGAGTATAACTTCCGCATATCCTTGCCGTGAAAAATATTCAGCATTTAAAACTTGATCTCCCCTACTGGAACTGTTAGTTAACGGGATAAGCAACATCGGTTTCTTTAAAAATAACAATTCAGAAATAGCAGTAGAACCCGCTCTTGAAACTACAACACTTGCCATATTTAGTATATGCGGCAACTCATCGCCTATATATTCAAATTGCATATACCCCTCCATGCCAATAGATTGGTCTACCTTCCCTTTACCACATATATGAATAATATTAAAGTTTAATAGTATTGTATCTAAACATTCCCTTACCATATCATTTATCCACTTAGCACCTTGACTCCCACCCATAATTAATAATACTGGTTTATCTTGCTGAAATTCACAATATCTTCTTCCTCTTAATACGTTACCCTTCTCAATTTCTTCCCTTACAATCGGTCCTACATAAACCTTCTTCTCATTACTTACATTTTCTCCTGTCTGAGGAAATGTTGTGCATAGCTTTGTAGCAAAAGGTAATGCTATTTTATTGGCAAGTCCTAATGTGCTATCTGGTTCACGTATAATGATAGGCACACGATTTAACCATGCTCCTATAGCTACAGGAACTGAAACAAATCCTCCTGCTGAAAAGATAACGTCAGGCTTTGTTTTCTTAATTAATTTATAACTTTGTAAACAACCTCGTATAATTTTAAAAGGATCTTTAAAATTTTCCCAATCCCAATATCTCCTAAGCTTGCCCGTTGAAACACTATTGTATTTAACATTTTGCACTAATGATTTTTCAATTCCATTTTTGGATCCAATATACTCGACTCTCCATCCTTGCTCTATAAATTTAGGAATTAATACAATATTAATCATAACGTGTCCGGCTGTACCGCCCCCAGTAAAAAGAATCGTTTTGCTCATAACTTATACCCACCTTTATTATTAAAAATCTAGCTTTATATTTACCTTTTAAATGTAAATAAACTTATTATTTTTTATATAAATCTTTAACTCCACCTCTATATCTTGTAAAAGATCTTTAATGAGTTCATAAAAATCATTTCCATACTCACTACACTCGTATTGAGCAAAGATTTGAATCACATATCTAGTTTCCGTCTCTAATGCTGACTTTATTTGATTAACTCTTTTTTCTTCTACATACGCTTGATATTTATGTATTGCCTCATAAAGACGCAATACATGCGCTTCTTCATCTCTCCAATCCAACGTATCAACAATTGAAAGAAATAGCGTATTTTGATTATCTATTACTTCATAACCATTCATATATTTCTTACACCCTTTTTTGTTTTTCATTGAATGCAGATGTCACTACACTTCGCATACTCAAGTACATCTTTTAATGATTGATGAAATTCAATTTCTGGAATCCAACCTAACTTTTTTATTTCCTCTATTGCTAAACTCTCATTTGAGTCGCTCCCTCTTTTCTCTGTTTCCTCTATAAAAAAATTTAGCTGTGTTAATTCTTTATATTGTTCTAGTACATCTAATAAAGACCGTTTTACTCCTGATCCGATATTATATTGTTTTCCATTTATTCCATCTCGTAATAACAAATGATACGCTTTAATCGCATCACGTACATCTAGAAAATCTCTACTATCTTTCAAACTGTTTACTTCAATAATGGCTTTACTTCTACCTGATTCTATATCTATCATTTTCTTTGCGAGAATCGAGCAAATGCCATTCGATTCCCCTGGACCAATTAAATTTGAGGGCTTTGCAATGATAATATTTGAATCCATTAATCCTCCCCAAGCCTCTGCAATAATGACTTGCATCGTTTTACTTAAACTATATGGATTTGAAATTTTTATTTCGTTCATACTATCTGCTTGCAAAGCCGATCCTATAACTAATGTTCTACAATGCGAGGCTTCTTGCTTAATTGCTTCTAATAAATATAACGTTCCTATTACATTAATCTCTATATACTCAAGAGCAGCTGTCCAAGATTCTATAACTGAATTCCTTCCTGCTAAATGCAATACGTAGTCTGGCTTTATTTGTTTCATTACCTTCATTACTTCGCTCTTATTAGTTAAATTACAAGTAATACCATTTCTAATTTTTTCTCTATGTGCACGATTTTGAAACATAGGAATTACATGAAAGCCCTGCTCTAAAAAATATTGGCAAGCATGACGTCCTGTGAAACCATTTGCACCAGTTATTAAAAGGCTCGCATTTTTTTTCATCGTAAAAACCCTCCTTTTAATAACATTTGTTTCACCTCATGTTTTGCAAGTAA includes:
- a CDS encoding histidine phosphatase family protein, which gives rise to MSTYIYMVRHGESLKLEGNERMRGLTEKGHMDARRVNDILKAERIDTFISSPYNRAMLTIEESANFHEKEIVVYENLKECMFLSEDQVISDKEVYPLVQKMFSNPDFARTEGESYADCQRRVVKVLKEILMDFQGHKIVIGTHGLVMTVMMNYFDKQYGFEFLMNTSKPDIYKMEFKEEQLMNVERLWKAE
- a CDS encoding NAD-dependent epimerase/dehydratase family protein — protein: MKKNASLLITGANGFTGRHACQYFLEQGFHVIPMFQNRAHREKIRNGITCNLTNKSEVMKVMKQIKPDYVLHLAGRNSVIESWTAALEYIEINVIGTLYLLEAIKQEASHCRTLVIGSALQADSMNEIKISNPYSLSKTMQVIIAEAWGGLMDSNIIIAKPSNLIGPGESNGICSILAKKMIDIESGRSKAIIEVNSLKDSRDFLDVRDAIKAYHLLLRDGINGKQYNIGSGVKRSLLDVLEQYKELTQLNFFIEETEKRGSDSNESLAIEEIKKLGWIPEIEFHQSLKDVLEYAKCSDICIQ
- a CDS encoding methylated-DNA--[protein]-cysteine S-methyltransferase, producing MNSYKNNYIYWTLLTHKNWRFHIAATENGLCFIGSQDENFEELNIWARKKLPQHILIHSPDYLQIYTKEVIEYLENKRETFTFPIDAYGTNFQLSVWNTVREIPYGKTYSYTEIAERIQKPTAVRAVASAIAANPLLITIPCHRVIGKSGKLTGFRGGLDMKKKLLALEKLQVEFI
- a CDS encoding YczE/YyaS/YitT family protein, translating into MRLTLFRYFLFFLGLIFFGLGNALAVKVKFLGLHPWEVLNMALYQKFGWTIGTWSVICGLCLVLISLLVDRKYINVGTFLNALLIGPIMDFFLQSNMLPDASNYLWINLLILFSGIAITGIGGGMYVAAGIGAGPRDGFMLTISDKTGLSISRARIIVECIVLVIGFMLGGPVFIVTFLYTFIQSPIFQQAFKMFQTLLHTLHNKKKISEHI
- a CDS encoding alpha/beta fold hydrolase; the protein is MIYRIKDAEIYYEIVGEGKPVIIIHGCSPDHRLMMKCMESVFQKYEGYKRIYIDLPGMGKSNAPNWVNSSDRIVEVLITFIEEIISTEKFLLIGESYGGYLAKGILTKMFERVSGLLLVCPVVVAEPEKRILPDKQVIVQDEEFLNTLTSTEREEFCELAVIANQYTYTRFKEEIKPGLDVANYEFIERLQKNYSLTMDFQREKYEKPVLLLTGRQDISVGYQNIIEIIEEYPRATLAVLDMAGHNLQIEQPELFESLVGEWIRRTNQHVL
- a CDS encoding DUF6572 domain-containing protein → MKNKKGCKKYMNGYEVIDNQNTLFLSIVDTLDWRDEEAHVLRLYEAIHKYQAYVEEKRVNQIKSALETETRYVIQIFAQYECSEYGNDFYELIKDLLQDIEVELKIYIKNNKFIYI
- a CDS encoding DNA-3-methyladenine glycosylase 2, with translation MTAEYNSALSVAVPKEFCFQENLRYLSRSNNECMFHIEDNKIYKVIPVQDVNPLVEISLNTDGNIQIRCLEESYTSEKSIREAVANYVKEWFDLTTDLAPFYTLAKHDLLLQGPIEQYYGLRNLGIPDLFEALSWGIIGQQINLAYAYTLKRRLVEQFGSYVEWDGRKHWIFPSPETIANLHLEDLQQLKMTTRKCEYLIGIAKLITERKLSKEELLQTQNIKIAEKQLTAIHGIGPWTANYVLMRCLRFPSAFPIDDVGLHNAIKFIIGSENKPTKNEIKDFAANWANWESYATFYLWRVLY
- a CDS encoding undecaprenyldiphospho-muramoylpentapeptide beta-N-acetylglucosaminyltransferase, coding for MSKTILFTGGGTAGHVMINIVLIPKFIEQGWRVEYIGSKNGIEKSLVQNVKYNSVSTGKLRRYWDWENFKDPFKIIRGCLQSYKLIKKTKPDVIFSAGGFVSVPVAIGAWLNRVPIIIREPDSTLGLANKIALPFATKLCTTFPQTGENVSNEKKVYVGPIVREEIEKGNVLRGRRYCEFQQDKPVLLIMGGSQGAKWINDMVRECLDTILLNFNIIHICGKGKVDQSIGMEGYMQFEYIGDELPHILNMASVVVSRAGSTAISELLFLKKPMLLIPLTNSSSRGDQVLNAEYFSRQGYAEVILQDRVSTNTFIHAVNKLYTNKEKYIQNMNGYKKTNDEGIHHLIDIINEVVK
- the pepT gene encoding peptidase T, whose protein sequence is MKQELIERFTRYVKIDTQSNEESNTVPTTPGQIEFGKLLVEELKEIGLTEVTMDDNGYVMATLPANTDKDVPVIGFLAHLDTATDFTGKNVKPQIHENFDGNAITLNEELNVVLTPEQFPELPSYKGHTIITTDGTTLLGADDKAGLTEIMVAMNYLIHNPQIKHGKIRVAFTPDEEIGRGPAHFDVAAFGASFAYTMDGGPLGGLEYESFNAAGAKLTFNGTNTHPGTAKNKMRNATKLAMEFNGYLSVEEAPEYTEGYEGFYHLLSLNGDVEQSKAYYIIRDFDRENFEARKNNVKNIVKNMQEKYGEDAVVLEMNDQYYNMLEKIEPVREIVDIAYEAMKSLDIEPNIHPIRGGTDGSQLSYMGLPTPNIFTGGENYHGKFEYVSVDTMEKAVQVIVEIARRFEEQA
- a CDS encoding bifunctional diguanylate cyclase/phosphodiesterase, translated to MKLNKNLQLCILIGTLICYSIYFMFFYLFPTHFSNSDVRFASLIVEAITFVSLIYSIYSKKVSSNPFWICITIAIGSFLLGKIVYTYQDSFFEIPIDRFTISDVFYMFFLLFCLIAFSYKILKECNKWEKAFFICDICIVLTSIFTLEWYLFNQPNLNIFALSLGDVFLSFLYPIADLLFLLLGVSLFFRPTIFNSKRKIYIFIFVLISSATFNYIYFYLNNHLSTETITLLRLLYRIPILLIAIAGSISEDHNSHKNYFIVNPIIGKKALVVFPYLAVAILIGFTLKEQTSSSTLITGNCITFIFVLIRHSIVRMQNNSLTKRLQAFNAQLEEKVTVRTSDLVHKSEALSQKQQKFKSLYEYHPDPIFTIDLNGTFLNVNKAGSVLLGAPTDELLGETCFSIILDEDKHKLALALEKVKQQESAFLQLSSQYKDGFTYFLYVTIIPIIIDGQISGSYIMVKDITALKKQQEEIKYLAFHDTVTKIGNRAFFHKKLKRVIKNAKITESEFALLYLDLDRFKAINDTLGHSSGDYILEEVAKRFQSCLPSHTHLSRIGGDEFTIIIENYTDEDYLFQLCNQLFECMKKSFIIHEHKLTLSLSIGIAIYPHSGIDTATLLKNANVAMYDAKAKELNSVSIYDDVIAKKIERRLRLEKDLPNALQNEELFLLYQPQVDSESNKIIGAEALIRWNHPELGIISPYEFIPIAEETLQIISIGKWTLEQACKQMKRWHALGYSHLKIGVNLSAKEFEQEDFVKSISSTLTNTGLPASSLDLELTERIAMMDERETLIKLRTLKSLGIHISIDDFGTGYSSLAYLPLYPIDTLKIPREFITMSETCDDGMEIIKTIITLANTLGMSVIAEGVETKEHVNFLQKNKCQFIQGYYYSKPIHINAFTELLENGIRP